ggaaaaaaaaaaaatgatttctaACTACATAACTGATATGAACAAACTTTCTATTCCCTATTCTCATCCTCCCACTTTTCCCCATCTGTTTCTTATCTCAAAACATTCGATTCGCCCCATTTCTCTGGATGCAGAGATGACATACAATACAACGAAAAATCGGTTATTGATTGCGAGTTTGTTTTAACAGAAACGGGTAAAACAAAAGCACATAAAAAGAACGTAAGAAAAAAACTGGATATTCTTTAAAACAGGAATAATAAGATTGATGACATAATGAAACTTTGTTCCGccaaaacgaaagaaaacaaagaatccCAATAATTTAACGCAAGCTGAATGGAATAATAAAGGGCTTTCAAATGACATCACGAGATAATGTTGACGATGGGCCGCTGCCCCGGGACGCTGAAAACAGGTGGATAGTATCCCATATTTTGCATCGGCATCATCATGGGCGAAGGATAAGGAAAGAGATTACTATTCATACCTCCGTATCCTCCACCTCCGCAACAGGGCATCGGCATGGGCATTGGATTCGAGTACGGATTCATTTGCGCATTTCCGGCCCCAAACTGGAAATTGGAATGACTCGAACGCATCATCCGGCGAAGTTTTTTGTCTGCAATCCAACAAAGAACTTGAGGAATCGCGAATGATTAAAGCTTTTCGAAATGCCAACACAAACCTGGATCAGTTGCGGTTCGATTGTCCATTAAATTGCAAGCCAGCGTGATGGAACCAATCTACAAGTACCGACCAATGAATATTACAACGATTGAGGTGAAAGTAGCCATTGCTCATTTTTACCTGCAATACAACCGAGATGCACAAAAAAGAGCCAGTGATGACAAGCAACATTGGTTGAATACAGAAGTTAGCCAAGTCGCAGAGCAGTTTCAAATCACGATCaaagttcttgtttttgttacGATTACTGGCTTTATCGTGAGCGACAAATATGAAAGCGGTTGTTGCCATTTCTGCCATGATGACCAGAACAAGTGCTGCAACGCTCTAgaacacagaaaaagaaaaatatgtcaagatttaaaaaacaaaaaaacagtaaaCAAGAATCCCACATAAATCTCTTACGAATTTCAGGCAACCGTCAATGCGAAATAGGCCACCACAAATGCCGACCAGTGACGAGAAGAAGATCAGTAGACCAGCAGCAGTACACACGTATAGGCTCGTCTGGACGAAGAAAAAGACTTGTTCAAAGTAGATTGGAATGTGGTCAGCTGTTAACGTATCGGCTGAATGGATGGCTGGCGGAACCGTAGACGCAGAAGACCTCTTATGAAGTCTATGTTTAAACAGATCTCGTCGGCCAACCAATTTACTGATAGAATCTAAGACGTTCGTCAAGTTGATAAAGCCCATAGAGCTGGGCGTTGTGGCAGACGTACTAAGGCTTTTTGTCGATGACCTTACGGACGATATCGTTGTATTCGTGGTAGATAAGGGTCGACTGGTAGTCGTGGTCATCGAAGATGATGGTGAAGCTCTCTCTGTTGAAACGGAAGAAGATAAACTGGTTGCCGTAAATAGTGTCGTCAATGGGGTGGCGGTCTGCATCGGAGACAAGAGAGACGCTGTCGTTGGATTAGTTATTGCTTTCATTAATGTCGAGGAAACTTGTTCTTGTGATGTTGTCTGGGATTCGGTGCCAAAGGATGCGTCCGTTGGAGGCATTGGTGAAGTAATGGCTGGACTTGCAACATTTAATGAAGTCATTGAAACTTCTCCAGCTGTGGATGTCTCTGATGTTGATGTTTTGACTGAAGGCCCTTCACTGGAGGTTGTTGAAATTAAGGAGAGCGTTGTTTTCGGTATCTCCGTAACCATTCGAGCTGGTGTTGTAGAAGCAATGGCTGTTCTTGTCGTAGCTGCAGACGTTATTTTTGTTGTAGCTGTAAGAATTGGTGTCTTTCCAGACGTTGGAGCCGATGTTGTTCTAGACGTTGAGGTCTGCGAGGCCTTGGAAGTTGTAGACGTGGCTACAGATACGACTGGTGTTGATTCAAGCCGAGTAGCCAGTGATGTTGTTGTGGGCGCTAGAATTGTAGAGGCTCTGGAAGTTTTCGATGGTGTCGTAGTTAATACTGTGGTAGTTTCGTTTGGTTTTACTGTAGATGTTATAGCGAAAGTTTGTCGGGATGTGGGAGATAAggtggttgttgttgatgaaACTGCGTTTGCTGATGAAGATGTGCTAATCAAGGATGCAGAATATGACGAAGATTTTTCAGATGTCGAAATGGTCCAAGTCTTCGTTGACATTGTGAGTTGCTGTGTGGCAGGTGTGGATATTGAAATGCCGGGCCAGCTTGTCGCTGTAGTTGTAATTGCAAACGAGTTCGGCGATGCTTGAGTATCCGGGAAATCTAATTCCCCGATTGGCGATGATATCATCGACGAAATAATCGtactcgttttgttttcttgctcGATTGATTTGCTAACTTTCTCTCTAAGTTGCGCTAGTCTTAACTCGTTTTCTAATTCCGCtattcgattttttaaaacctgACCAAAGTCGATCGTCTCCTCCATCGTATTCATCAATGAAGTCGGTGTTACTACGCGACTAACAGTGGTGTTTCTGCTTGTAACTGACGATTTCGCCATCGTAGAACCTGTCGTCAAAGGGTCAATTGTTCCTGTCTGGGACAAGGCCACTCCTTTCGTGATATCCAGATTCTGCACTTCCAGAGAACTTGTTATTATCGTTCCGCTTTCAATTAAACTAGTAATGTTTGTTATGAACGTAACCGGAGAAACGGGCGTGTGCTGGTTGGTGGTGTTGCCTTTTTTGGGTGTAACCTAATTTAATAAGTGTGGAAGAACAAGCAGCATTAGATTTCAGAGTAACCTCCAACGACCAGCTAAACCTTACATATCGACTAACCCGGGGACGTCCTTTATTAGAACCACCAGACCGGGTTGTGTTTCGTCCATTTTTGTTGATGTTATTGCGTATATCGATGACATTTATGGCAGGTGCTGTTGTTGTCAAGTTGGATTCCAGCAGAGCAGCAACAATCACGTCATACGTTTCTGGCATCAACTTGACTTGATAAAGACACAATACTGAACACGTCACCCCCAGAAGCTaccaataataaaaatgatttcagAAATTGGGTTTTACGGTGGAATATGAATTCTTGACAATACACTTTTAAGGGTGAGGTAAGAAGTACAGGTGGGTGAGGGTGACATGCAGACGGTATGGGTAGGAATGTTTTTCTAGCATAACGACATCAGgtgaacaaaaagagaaatgtaAAATAATACCGACTCACTAGCACTGTAACATTGATGGCGAAAAGCAAAATCCGCTTGGCAGCAGATCCAGCACCGAATGTCACTCCTATTGTAGCAGTCATAGCAAACAGTAAATTCACATTACGTGTGACCTACTGTGGACGGCCTCTGTCATTTGACTGATACAGAGGTGGGAATATCTTTTATTAGAATCGCGCCATACTTTGCTGCTGTGTCAAATTGTTCCTTAAAATGAATTTGACGTCTACATTCCTTGAACAGgaatttttaggttttttttttgttcgtttgtttgtttgttttttgtttgtttttgtttttaatctgTTAGAGATAGAGTGCCAAAATTAACTCCATAGACAGAGAAATCTTTCAAATTACGAAATATAACATCAAAATCCAGGAGACGAAGCATCGGACGTCAATCACACACAAGCCAAGATATTAAAAGTGTGCAATTAAAACCACGTATATTATTCATACAAAGAGCACGTAGggaaaccaatttttttttatccaatggaaaagaagaagtcaGTCGTAATTCGGATCAGGAATTAAAGCATTTATGATCTGTCGTGTGACGGGACCTTTCTCGGCGATTTCCATTAACTGTCGGTAACCATCACCCAACAGGGCAACATAATCGGCTGTAGTGGCTTCAATTTTCTATGAATAGATTTGATGGATATGTTTTTATGAGTGAGCAATCTAAATActtctttttaaatgaacGTAACCAATAAAAGCTCTACTACGTACTTCACATTCGGCTTCAGCTTCTCTCAACTCTTGTGCATATTTAGCCATCGTTGCCTGCAGGtctttctcttgtttgttCATTTGAACTTTCTGCTCAGCAAACCTGTAATGCGAATTGTTGATGTAATTTAACGCCGTTTTGCACTTCCTTTTCAGACGATtcaaagttttatttttttacctttgtCGTAGTGTTTCTAGTTCATATTGCTGGCGCATTTGAAGTGGGTCAGAACGTGGAGCAGCGGACAAATTCTCCAACTCAGCCAGTTGGGAAAGGTAAAGTCGTTCCTGAGCGAAAAAAGATTGCCATAAATGATAATGCTAATTGAGTTCATCAAGAAatgatggggaaaaaaattaccatTTCATCGCGGTCAGCTTTCACCGTTTGCAGCTTTTCCTCCAGTCGGCTCTTAAGAAGCTCTGTATGCTTCAATTCCATCTGGGATCGATTGTGTGGGGTAGTATTAAGAAACTGAAAATACCGAACCGGAATCACGGTTAAATACCTTAAACTGAGATATTTCAGCTAATATCCGCTCTTTCTTCTCCGTCATGGCAATGCATCGGCTCTCAATGTCAGACAGGGTACTTATTTTGCCTTCCAAAAAGTTTTTGAGGGCTTCCTGTAAGAACAATTTTAGAATGTTATCAAGCATAAATGACTGACGGAAGAAAGTTACCTTAGGGTCCATGTCGGGTGCGATTGTCATTCCCATATCCATCAGATCAACATTCAGTTCACGATCAAACTTGACATCCTATAAACAAGAATTGTGTTAATGGAAATTACGTAAAAACATCAACTTTTCAACCTCACCTCGGCAGCAATATTGGCAAGCTGCATCTCACGTTTCTCAACTAGTTTCGCTACTTGTTCGCGCTGCTCAGTCACAGCAGCGAGATCTCTTGCATTGGCGGCGATTGCAGACTTTATGCGACGAGCCTCGTCAGCGCTGACTTTACAGTTCTTCGCGGCTATTAGGAGTTCGGCAATCTCTTTTTGCTCAACAGCAGTTTTCTCCTCTAAACATTTAGAATATGATATTTCTATATTAGAACTATCAGTGGAAATAGGTGATAGACACTTACTAATCTCCTCATGACGTTGAAGAAGATGTCTCTCTTCATTTTGAAGCTCTTTGCAGCGCTGTTGCAATTGCACCTCTTTTGCCGAGATCTCTTCCAGTCtacgttcttcttttttcgcctCAGCTTTTAGTTCCTACAGTATACTGCATTATGACCTAGAACCGAAATACTATGCCGACAACTAAAATGACTAACCTCGATTTGAGAGCTTTTCTTCTCAATAGCTTTATATTCTTCAATGATCACTGCTATTTGACGTTCAAGCAGTTCTGCACGCCCTTCTTCAATCTGATGTTTCTGTCCTACAAACAGCAGTGTTTAAACATTTGAAGCTCGCCATATTTTTAAATACAGAATTTACTGTAAAATGCACGGAATTCGTCCGCTAAATCAAAATTTAGATCGTTACACCAAGCGTTGTATGAATAAATCATGATTTTCAATTCTGcctattaaagaaataaagaaaatcattaAGCAAATTCTGATCAGTTTCAGAAAAATTACATTTTCTAAGGATTGATCTTCCTCTTCGAAAGTAATTGCTCGGACAAAGTCACATAGCCAACTGAGAAGGCCTGCAATTTGGGATGTCGAGTGTAGTGCACCGACTAGAGtatttgaaaaacgaaaaataatgCGAGCTTTAATTCATCTGTTACCAGAGAGCTGTTATCTAAACAGCTATACATACTAGACACCAGGGCAGATTTTGCCAAGGTTCCACAATAACCAAGCTCCTTCATATTCTTGATGAGATCATCTTCATTGAAACGTGGGGCTAATTGGTAATTTTGGTCGATGAAAAAGTAtatgaactaaaaaaaaagttgctaATTTACACTGCATATACTACTTAGTTGTGCAAGAAATATTACATTGAAGTATTTTACAAAGGATTGCTTGTCTATCTTTTGGATCTCCTTGTGACTAACAGCTTCTGGGAAACCATTGTCATTTAGAAATTCTGCTATAGACTTTCCCATTTCCAACAAACAATTCTTGTCACTGAGGTTTCTTGTCTCTTTGAGATATGGTTTAGTAGTCATAGTTGTAGACATATTGCCACGACTGTaaagaatttaaaattgtCTGGTGATGATAAAGAATTAttagaaaaatgaatatttCAATTACCTTTGAGGAGTGGTACCTCCCATTTGAGGTGTAGCAGCAATAAGGCGCAAAGCATTTCCAGTTTCTATACATTGACTATTGATTattattgaaaataaaacaaaaatgtatctGCTTACTTGATGGAGTCATGCCTATTGCCAAACTCTGCTCGGGTCTCTGTGCATAATTAGGTTTCACCTGTTTAAACCAAAATATGGcattaaaaaactattgattACAATCGATTATAAGAATTTTCATCAATTCATACCGCAGATGAACAAGATGGTCTAGGAATAGATGATGACCTTTTCTGAGAACTACAAATAGAGCTATTTGAATTGAAACCTGTCGAACAAAGCATAATTAACTTCATTTATTACCTAGCCATACTAGTCGAGAGACTAGTGGTTGTTTGTCTAACTCCCACTCCTGGCAGCGCACGTATGGGTAAAGTGTTGGATGAACGCCTTCCTTGGGAACGTCTCATCTTCAAATGGTAAATTGGAAAAATCCAAATAGAAGAAAATTCGGATTAAATGTAGAGAAAAATTTTAGCACAATACTGGAGACAAACGGTTGTGGCGTAAAAAATTGTGTTTCGATTTTTGAAATGATGTTTGACAAACAACTGCAACGTTGCCAGCTCGTGAGAACTATCCAAATATCTGATCATGAAATTCATTATTCATGATTCCTAAACCTGAATACTTGATTAAACCAGATTAAAATCAAATGACTATGATTAAACCATTAAACATTAATGCATTAACTAATAACCAGGATAACTACAACTACATTATAAAGAGTTGAATATGGGCTACGGGCATTCGGAAAATTTGCACGGCTATTATTACCTACTAAAAAAAGTGGAAGGCTCATATTCGGATGACCATGGGTCGGTGGGCAAGGTCAATGTATCATTTCGATTCGCTCTATCATCCTCGACGTCAAGCAAACAGCGCCCTGTAGGAAATACGTCACGCAAAACATGGCCGATTTTGTGACGTCATGTGGTGCACTGCACGGTGAAAATGGATAGAAAAATGCGCAACTCTTATCCATACATTGAAGGAATTGCGCTTAAAATGGCTTCCACACGATCTTATATAATATGACGTGCGTACGAACTAGCGTGACAGAACCATCTAGCGGTAAGATTTTTCATGGCACTCCTAACGAGATGTTCACTCAtgttttttattgatttattttttcacgGCAGGTTTGGGTGTGGCGGAAACTAGAGCGTGTAGTAAgaaaatttggggaaaattgggtttatatttcaagaaataacttgaaaagtaaaactagCTTCCGGAAATCATTTATTGGGGTGGTAAAGGATAAACCGCCGATTAAAATGAGACCTTAACGGATGAGGAGCGAACTCTAGTTCACTATCGGCAACGATTTTCGTTGTCATGATTTTTACATAAGAGCCGTGTAAAACACGGACGCGtttttaagggggaaaaaaaggaggtgacCAGCTAAAAGTGGCTGTGAATTTCAAACTTTTAAggttatgtaaacaaaatttatccTGAATATAAATGAGGGAATAAataacaaagttcatttttcaaaattaatattttcttgtattttaatagttttaatcgaatcacaaaaacacgcatattttaaaaattaaaataagtacactaaatattaatatttttcgggaACTTTTTAACAGGGCATAGATAAAAGGGATATAAACACagctcatgtaaaaaacaacttaTTACAATTTGTTTGGGGTTCAACATACACTTTTTGCTAGCCCGACCGGACTATCTGGTTCAATGGTTGTCATGTCGATTTTGATGGGTAAGAGCCTGCCATCTTATACGCCATCTTATACGCCATCTTATACGCCATCTTATTGCCATGTATATACAGTAGGCTACGTACTGTATATAGACTTCTTACTGGCCAATTGAATTCGAGTGGGGATGTCGGATAACCTACAGAAACAACAACTATATACCAATACAAAGAAGCACTTGTTGGATAAGAACAGGGAGCAGGGGTAGTACCTCACGTTCATGTAAGACGAATACATGACAGCGATCATTCAAGCTTAAAAACGCTATGAAAAAATGTAACGTGATTGTTGCTTGGTGAAAATCGAGCCACTTAAAAataatgagaaagaaaaacattcaTAAACCAAGAGTAGCAGGCTATAATGGTCAGCTCTATATTGTAGAGTCTATACCAAGAGAGGATATTCTTTAATTCATTCTTTCGAGATAAGTGGTTTTGTCTAGTGTGTTTTCATTTCAGCGGATCGATGCACAGAAGCTACTGAGCGTTGGCGTCTATCAGACATAAAAGAGTATTAGGCTATAAGTCGTTCAAAGATGGTTGCGCTGACGACATCATACTTATATAACATGTAAACGAAAAGTTCATAAAGTCTGAATTATTTTCCGTTGCACAAGAGGATAAAACTCCATAGGCTATACGTTTCATGACGGATTGTGTTAACGAAAGCTGGTGCAACAGATCGCAATAATGTTGTACAATAAAATAACCCAGTATACCTAAGGAATGAtcagaacgaaaaaaaaaaaaacttcactGGAATTGACATAATTCCCTCTCCCCCGGGAGGAATACAGAAAAGTAATTCAGGAggagaattttcttttcattgatTGCAATATATTCGCATGTATACGTAAGCGGCTTTCCGATGGAAAAGAATTGTCTATGCTGTTAGACCCAGGTAACCTTTGGCCTTTGGAATTCAATATATCTGCGTTCATTTTTATTGTAAGGTAGTCTAatttattacatttttttatcaaaatgaaattcttgCCAAGCAATTAATTTCCTATAGACCCTACCTacacgttaaaaataaaaattcagtGCGACTAATTTTCATGTTTCGTGAACGAAGCGACGGAATAACACAAACGCGCTAAAACCAGCAATTGACTCTGACAAGCCATCATTCACTTATGGTTTTATAAAGCTTCAGTTCACTGTTCGGGCAAACTATCTGAATGTGccaaacatttatttttttaactgcGATATAGACCCTACAATATATGTTACAGTTTTCGGGTTTCTGCGGAgttaaatttattatttttttaaagatagaAGTTTGATACAGCTTAACAAGGTTTtagcaacttgcaacttcaGCGAGAACATCAGCAA
This genomic stretch from Daphnia magna isolate NIES linkage group LG10, ASM2063170v1.1, whole genome shotgun sequence harbors:
- the LOC116932080 gene encoding kinetochore protein NDC80 homolog isoform X2 codes for the protein MRRSQGRRSSNTLPIRALPGVGVRQTTTSLSTSMASSQKRSSSIPRPSCSSAVKPNYAQRPEQSLAIGMTPSKTGNALRLIAATPQMGGTTPQSRGNMSTTMTTKPYLKETRNLSDKNCLLEMGKSIAEFLNDNGFPEAVSHKEIQKIDKQSFVKYFNFIYFFIDQNYQLAPRFNEDDLIKNMKELGYCGTLAKSALVSIGALHSTSQIAGLLSWLCDFVRAITFEEEDQSLENAELKIMIYSYNAWCNDLNFDLADEFRAFYRQKHQIEEGRAELLERQIAVIIEEYKAIEKKSSQIEELKAEAKKEERRLEEISAKEVQLQQRCKELQNEERHLLQRHEEIKEKTAVEQKEIAELLIAAKNCKVSADEARRIKSAIAANARDLAAVTEQREQVAKLVEKREMQLANIAAEDVKFDRELNVDLMDMGMTIAPDMDPKEALKNFLEGKISTLSDIESRCIAMTEKKERILAEISQFKMELKHTELLKSRLEEKLQTVKADRDEMERLYLSQLAELENLSAAPRSDPLQMRQQYELETLRQRFAEQKVQMNKQEKDLQATMAKYAQELREAEAECEKIEATTADYVALLGDGYRQLMEIAEKGPVTRQIINALIPDPNYD
- the LOC116932080 gene encoding kinetochore protein NDC80 homolog isoform X1; this translates as MRRSQGRRSSNTLPIRALPGVGVRQTTTSLSTSMASSICSSQKRSSSIPRPSCSSAVKPNYAQRPEQSLAIGMTPSKTGNALRLIAATPQMGGTTPQSRGNMSTTMTTKPYLKETRNLSDKNCLLEMGKSIAEFLNDNGFPEAVSHKEIQKIDKQSFVKYFNFIYFFIDQNYQLAPRFNEDDLIKNMKELGYCGTLAKSALVSIGALHSTSQIAGLLSWLCDFVRAITFEEEDQSLENAELKIMIYSYNAWCNDLNFDLADEFRAFYRQKHQIEEGRAELLERQIAVIIEEYKAIEKKSSQIEELKAEAKKEERRLEEISAKEVQLQQRCKELQNEERHLLQRHEEIKEKTAVEQKEIAELLIAAKNCKVSADEARRIKSAIAANARDLAAVTEQREQVAKLVEKREMQLANIAAEDVKFDRELNVDLMDMGMTIAPDMDPKEALKNFLEGKISTLSDIESRCIAMTEKKERILAEISQFKMELKHTELLKSRLEEKLQTVKADRDEMERLYLSQLAELENLSAAPRSDPLQMRQQYELETLRQRFAEQKVQMNKQEKDLQATMAKYAQELREAEAECEKIEATTADYVALLGDGYRQLMEIAEKGPVTRQIINALIPDPNYD